In the Vogesella sp. XCS3 genome, CGCCCGCCACGGTGAAGGCTTCATTGCCGTCACCCCAGAAGCGCGCAAGACCTTCTGGCTGGACCGCAGCCGCACCGCCGCCATCGCCCGCCACACCAACGCCTTCAAGATCAACGAAGACGTGGTGATTCCGCTGGACCGCCTGGGCGACTACAGCGACGGTATCGAGCGCATCAACATCGAGCTGTCCGTGGCCAGCAAGATCAAGCTGCTGGACCAGCTGGCCGAGTTCTTCCACGGCCGCCTGCCGGTAGATACCGAAGGCGGCACGCTGTCGGCCGACGAGCTGATCGGTGACCGCCGCGAAAGCGCGCTGGAGCTGATTGGTGCCGTGCGTACCCGCTGGCAGTGGCTGCTGGACAACCTGGACACGCCGCTGGCCGAGTACACCCAGGGTTGGCCGCAAGCCCCGCTGGAAGACACTGCGGCCAACCCTGCCGCCAGCGTGTTCATCGCCATGCGCGACTTCAAGCTGCGCGTGAGCTGGAAGCGCGAGCTGCAAGGCGAGCTGCTGGCGCTGTTTGCCGGCAAGGCCGACAGCACCATTACCGAAGCCATCGGCCTGATCCAGCAAAAAGTGCTGCGCGGCCGTGCTTTCGTGGCGTTGCACATGCACGCCGGCGACGGTAACGTACACACCAACCTGCCGGTAAACTCCGACGACTACGAGATGCTGCAAACCGCGCACCGTGCGGTAGAGCGCATCATGAAACTGGCGCGCAGCCTGAACGGCGTGATCTCCGGCGAACACGGTATCGGCATCACCAAACTGGAATTCCTCACCGAAGAAGAAATCCAGCCCTTCCGCGACTACAAGGCGCGCGTGGACCCGAACGGCCACTTCAACAAGGGCAAGCTGCTGCCGGGTGCCGACCTCAGCATGGCCTACACGCCATCGTTCTCGCTGCTGGGTGCCGAATCGCTGATTCTGGAGCAATCCGACCTGGGCGCCATCAGCGACTCGGTGAAAGACTGCCTGCGCTGCGGCAAGTGCAAACCGGTGTGCTCCACCCACGTGCCGCGCGCCAACCTGCTGTACAGCCCGCGTAACAAAATCCTGGGCGTGGGCCTGCTCACCGAAGCCTTCCTGTACGAAGAACAAACCCGTCGTGGCGTCAGCCTCAAGCACTTTGAAGAGCTGTCCGACGTGGCCGACCACTGCACCGTGTGCCACCGCTGCGTGAAGCCGTGCCCGGTGAAGATCGACTTCGGCGACGTGTCGGTCGCCATGCGTAACTTCCTGCGCAAGACCGGCAACAAGAAGTTCAACCCCGGTACCGCGCTGGGCATGGCCTTCCTTACCGCCAAAGACCCAGCCACCATCAAAGGCATCCGCGCCGGCCTGGTGGGCGGCGCCTACAAGCTGCAACGCCTGGGCAACAGCCTCGGCAAGAAGCTGGGCCTCACCGGCAGCCAGACCGCGCAGCCGCCGGCCACCATCGGCAAACCCGAGGTGAAGGCGCAAGTCATCCACTTCATCAACAAGCCAATGCCGGGCGGCCTGCCGAAGAAAACCGCGCGCGCGCTGCTGGATGTGGAAGACGCCAACGTGATTCCGGTGATCCGCAACCCGAAGGTGAGCGAAGACGCCGAAGCGGTGTTCTACTTCCCCGGCTGCGGCTCGGAACGCCTGTTCAGCCAGGTGGGTCTGGCGACCCAGGCCATGCTGTGGCACGTGGGCACCCAGACCGTGCTGCCGCCGGGCTACCTGTGCTGCGGCTACCCGCAGACCAGCGCCGGCTACAAGGACAAGGGCGACGAGATCACCACCGAGAACCGCGTGCTGTTCCACCGCATGGCCAACACGCTGAACTACCTGGACATCAAGACCGTGGTCGTCAGCTGCGGCACCTGCTACGACCAGCTGGCCAACTACCGCTTCGAGGAGATTTTCCCCGGCTGCCGCATCATCGACATCCACGAATACCTGATGGAAAAAGGCCTGAAGCTGGACGGCATCGGCGGTCAGAAGTATATGTACCACGACCCTTGCCACACCCCGATGAAGGCCTACCAGCCGATCAAGGTAGTCAACGAGCTGATGGGCGGCGGTGTGGTGCAGAACGACCGTTGCTGCGGCGAATCCGGCACCTTTGCCGCCAGCCGCCCCGACATTGCCACCCAGGTGCGCTTCCGCAAGGAAGAGGAAATCAACAAAGACCTGGCCAAGGTCGGCGCCAGCGACAAGCCGGTGAAAATCCTCACCTCCTGCCCGTCCTGCCTGCAGGGTCTGAGCCGCTACAGCGACGACACCGGCACCCAGGCCGACTACATCGTGGTGGAGATGGCCAAGCACATCCTGGGCGACAACTGGATGAAAGAGTACGTGGACAACGCCCGTAACGGTGGCGTGGAGCGCGTGCTGCTGTAACAGCCACGTTGGCCGCAAAGCGGCGTGCCGGTGCTTTTCAGGCCGGCACGCCGCTTTTTTGCTATGCTGCGGCCAACCTTACCCGCCAGCGGAGCCCGCCATGCAAACCCCTACCCTTGTGACCCATCCCGCCTTCCGCGTTATCGGCATGGCCTGGACCAGCCCGGCTGACGGCACCATTCCCGAGCTGTGGCAGCGCTTTGTACCGCGCATCGCCGAGGCCAAACCACTGAGCGAAGCCAGCTACGGTATCTGCCAGGCGCAGGCCGACGGCCAGTTCCGCTACATCGCCGCCGTAGCCGTGGCCGCCGACACCGCCGTGCCGGACGGTATGGTGGCGCTGGACGTGCCCGAGCAAGACTACGCCATCGTCGAGCACCGCGGCCCGGTACGCGGCCTGCCGGACACCTTCCGCGCGGCCTACACCGAATGGCTGCCGGAAGCCGGCCTGGCCGCCGTGGCCGGTATCGAGTTCGAGTACATGGACGCCCGCTTCCTGGGCCCGGAGCACGCCGACAGCGTGGTGGAGCTGTACATCCCGGTCAGCGCCGACGACAGCGACGAAGGCTAAGCACTACAGCCCAAGCCATAAAAAAGCCTGCAGCACACGCTGCAGGCTTTTTTATGACGATCACCGCGGCCTTACACCAGCTCTTCTACCCGCAGCTCGGCCGGCCGGCCCAGATAAAAACCCTGGTACAGCTCCAGCCCCAGCGCTTGCATGGCAGCCAGCTGCTCGGCAGTTTCCACCCCCTCGATCAGCATGCGGCTGCCGATTTGCCAGCCCTGCTCCAGCACGCGCTGCAAGCGGCCGTTATCGCCCTTCATGTAGTCCAGCAACAAGCTTCGATCAATCTTGATGATATCCGGGCACAGCGCCTTCACCCGCCCCTGGCTGGAAGACACGGCACCGAAATCATCCAGCGCCACACCAAAACCCGCCGCCTTGGCCTCGCGCAGGCTGCCGGCCAGCTGCAGCGGGCTTTGCTCGATCTCGTACTCCAGCACCTCCAGAATCACCTGCGAGGTCTCCAGCCCCAGCTCGACACAGCGTCGGGTCATCAACTCAAAATTGTTACCGTAGCCCTTGTCGTGCAACAACGTATTGGGGATCAGATTCAGGTTAAGGCAACTGGCCACCCGCGCCTGGGCAAAGTTGCGAAAGTGCAGCACCCGCGACAAGCGGTCGGCGTCGATCTGATCATCGGTATCCAGGCTGTGGAAAAACAGGTCTGGCCGCAGCTGCCGCCCCTGCGGGTCGAATACCCGCAACAAGGCTTCGTAGCCAAAAATACTGCCGCTACGATAAAACAGCGGTTGAAACACGCTCTGCAGGCGATAGTCGGCGAAACGGGCGCAATAGCGGCCATCAGCGTCGCGAAATAGCAGGCGCTCAAACGCTTGCTGGGTAGTTAACTGCACCATCTTGTATCCTGCCGTGAGCTTGGTTTTTTCAGCATAGCAAGCACTGCTGGCGGACTGGAAAAAAAGCACGGATTTATTGCCAAACCGTGACATCTGGCCCAGCAATTACACACAAACAACTATAGAAACTTACAAGATTTGCACCAACCCTCTATAGATTTGCCAAGAGCATATCATGCCGTTTCAGCTAGTTATCCCGGACGACTACCAATACGCCAGCCGCTTGCTGCCCGCCTTGTTCCGGCACCCGGCCATCCAGACCACGGTGCTGGGCGACCTGCAACGCGACCCGGCAGCGCCTGCTGCGCTGGCCAGGGCAGATGGCTTGTTGCTGATACGAGAGCGCACGCAAATCGACGCGGCCTTTCTGGCACGCTACCCGCAGCTCAAGTTGATCAGCCAGACCGGCAAGCTGGCGCGTAACGTAGACGTGGCGGCCTGCCGGCAAGCCGGCGTGGTACTGATGGAAGGCAACGGTAGTCCGATCGCGCCGGCCGAGTTGGCCTGGCTGCTGATGATGGCCGCACGTCGCCAACTGCTGCCGGCGGTACAAGGGCTGTACGCCGGCCAGTGGCAAACCAACCTCGGCCGCGCCATGCACGGCGACACACTGGGCATTCTGGGCTTTGGCAAGATCGGCCAGCGTGTGGCGGGCTTTGCACGGGCTTTTGGCATGCAGGTGGTGGTATGGGGCAGCGAGCGCGCCCGCCAGGAGGCAACCGCCCTGGGCTACCAGGCGGCTGGTAGCCGGGCAGACTTCTTTAGCCGCTGCGACATCATCAGTGTGCACCAGCGCCTGGTGGCGGCCACTGCGGCCAACATCGGCGCCGACGATCTGGCGCGGATGAAGCCGGACGCGCTGTTCGTCAACATCAGCCGTGCCGAACTGGTGGCAGAGGGCGCACTGTTGGCCGCACTGCAAGCCGGGCGGCCCGGCTTTGCCGCGCTGGACGTGTTTGAACAAGAGCCGGTGTACGACCGCGCCCACCCGCTGCTGCAGCTACCGAACGTGCTGTGCACACCGCATCTGGGTTATGTGGAGCAACACAGCTACGCCCAGTACCTGGGGCAGGCTTTCGACAATGTGGTGCGCTACCTGGGCGGCGAGCGCAGCCATCTTGCGGCGGCATCATGACGCTCTGACCGCAGGCTACCGGCGCTACTTGGCCGGGCGCCAAGAGGTGCCACGCCGAGCCGGGGCGAACTCAAGCACGTCGAACAAGCGCTAGCGCAGTTGGCCGCAAGCGGCGTGCAGGCCAGGCTGAGCCTGTGCCACGGCTTGCGCTACCCTGGCAAAACGGCCAACTGGCCAGACTACCCGTGGCATCTGCCGTAAACTGTGTTTGCTGCCGCCCTGCGGCCAACCTTTCGCGAAAGCCTACCCCATGTCTGCTACTGCCCTGCTTGTGATCGACTTCCAGTACGGCCTGATCGATATGCCACCGCTGGCCACGCGCGGCCCGGAAACCCTGGCCATGCTGAACCGGCTGATTGCCCACGCCCGCCAGCAAGGGCACGAGGTGATCTTCATCCAGCACTACGCCGACGACCTGCCACGCGGCAGCGAAGCCTGGCAACTGCACCCTGGTCTCGCGCGACGCGACAGCGATGTGGTCATCGAGAAAACCGCCTGCGACAGCTTCCTCGACACCAGCCTGCGCCAGTACCTGGATAGCCGCGGCATCGAAAACCTGTGGGTAGGCGGCTACGCCAGCGACTTCTGCGTCGATACCACCGTGCGCCGCGCGGCGTCGATGGGCTACGCCGTCACCGTGGTGGCCGACGCCCACACCTGCAAAGACCGCCCCTACGTGAGCGGTGAAGCCCTGGTGGCGCACCTGAACTGGCTGTGGGGCAATATGGACGTGCCGGGCAATATGATCCGCGTGCTGCCGCTGGACGAGCTGGCCGCCGATGCGGGCTGACTGGCGCACGCTGCTACCCGACCTGGCGGCCAACCTGTTGCTGCCGTGGTGGGTGTACGACGCCTGCCTGCCGGCCTGGGGCGAGCGTGGCGCGCTATTGTGGTCTGCCTTGCCGCCGCTGCTGTGGAGCCTGTGGGAGCTGTACCGCTATCGCCGGCTGGACGCGCTGAGCATCGTGGTGCTGGCCGGTATCGGCCTGTCGCTGCTGGCGGCGTGGGGCGACGGCGACGCACGCTGGCTGCTGGTGCGCGAGTCGATGGTGGGCGGCGCCACCGGATTGGCGATGCTGGCCAGCGTGGTGTGGCGCAAACCCTTGCTGGCCGTGCTAGTCGCCGCGGCGGCACGACGGCAGCCAGATAGCCAGGCAGCGGCGCTGCTGGCCAGCCCCACGCCACGGCTGACGCGGCTGTGGCGCGACCTTACCCTACTGTGGGGTGGCGGCCTGATAGGCGAATGCGGGCTGCGCAGCTGGCTGGCTTTTCACTGGCCCATAGCGCGCAATGTGGCACTGGGCCCGTGGCTGAGCTACGGCTTGCTGGCCTTGCTGATGCTGGCCGGCCTGTTATGGGGCCGCCGCCTGGCGCGGCAGCCGCTGCCAGCCTGACACCGGCGTAAAAAAGCCTGCCGCTCGTAAGTGGCAGGCGGTGGGGGGCAGCACAGGCGCTTCAGCCCGCCTGATCCAGCTGCGGTTCACCCATGATGGTGGAGGCATCCACAATGCGGCCGTTCTGCACGCGGTAAATCATGGTCATGGCCACCTTGCCGCGCCCGGCCGGGAAGTTACGGGTCACCACTTCTTCGTCGATCACCACCTCGCCCACGACCACGCGGCGCAGCAGCTGTGCGTGCAGATCCGGCTCGGCAAAGCGCAGCTTCATGCGCTGGCGGATTTCATCCTGCCCCTGCGCCACCAGCGTGGCCGGGTACTGGTACATGCACGCGTCCTGCGCATAGCAGGCCAGCAATGCATCCAGATTCTTGGCGTTATAGGCGTCCAGCTGCGCCTGTATCACTTGTTCGGGGCTCATCTTTCCTCCAGGTGCAGGGCGGCGCGGGCGCGGATGTCGGCCAGGGTTTCGTCTACCAGCAGACGGCCGTTTTCCCACACCACGCGCATTTGCAGGTCGATATCGGAGACACGCTCCAGGGTATTTACCCCCCAGGCGGCGCGGCTGTCGCGCGCGGCCACCACACGGCCGCCCAGCGAGCGTTTGCCGGGGTCGGTGACCGGGTCTTTGAACACGTCGCGCCATTCGCCGTTAATACAGATAGCCGAGCACTTCAGTGCCATCTTGTGGGTGTCGCGGTCCAGCTTCTGCAGCAGCTCGGCGCCCATGCCGAAGGCCACGTTGTCGGCGCTGTAGCCCAGTTTGGCCAGGCGCGACAGGATGGCGTCGATACTGGCCAGATTCACGCCGTCGCCCTGGATCACCCGCACATGGTTCAGTACGCGGTAGCCCTTGCTATTGACCGTGGTGCCAAAGCTTGCGGCCAACCTTTCCACCACTTCGGCCACCACTTGCACCGGCTCGCCGGAATCGGGGCGAATCACCACGGTGGCGCCGCTGTCTATCACCTGCTGGCGCAGGCGTTCGCCCCACAGCTCGCTCACGGCGTGGAACACATCGTAGCTATCGCTCACCACCGCCAGCAGCGCGCCGGGCTTGGCAAAACGGGTCAGCATATTGGCAAAGGCTTCACCTTCCTGCGGGCGGCCCCAGGCCGTGATGGTGGAGTGCTCGGCCGCCGGTATGGAAAACGCGGCACATGGCTCGTGGTAGTGGCGGCGGGCAGCCACCAGCGCGGCCAAGGTGTCGCTACCCTGGAAGTTCACCAGATGCGCCAGGCCGCCGATTTCCGAACTTTCGTAGCTGGACACGCCGCGGGCGCCAAAATCATGCAGCTTGAACGGCAGGCCGGACAGGTCGTCGGCGGTCTGTTGCAGGTAGCGGCGGATGATTTCCTTGGCGCGGAAGCTGCGCGTGGCCACGCTAATCGGGTACCACACGCGCAGCAAGGCGGTTTCCAGGAACGACACCACCCAGAACAGCTCGGGGTCGGTGGACTCGATGGTAATCATCGGAATACCGGTAGGGATCAGCTCGCCTTCAGCCACCGCGCGGATGCGTACCGGCCAGTAGCCATCGTGCTGCTGCACGATGCGTTCGAAACCGGCACGGTTGAACGGCAAGCCGTGCAGGGTCACCACCGCCTCGGCTTCATCGATATGCTCGCGGGTAATGCGCTGGCTGAGGTAGTCCTTCAGCAGGCTTTGCAGGCCAAAAAACAACACATGCGACGCCGTACCACCCCGTGCCGCCACGTAGGAGTACATACCCTGCGTACCGGGGGGGTACTGCGCCCAGTGGCTGAGTTTGTAGGAGTCGCTATTGAGGATGGGATTAATGATCATGGTATGGGCACAGCGTGGGTAAACGACCCCTAGCATACGCTGCCGAAACGGTAATGTCATAGTGCGTGGTTTGTAAGCGGATGGCGGGATGACATACCATCAGCCCATCGTCCTTTGGACTCGCGAAAGATCCGCCCCATGGCGCACCACCCGAACCAGTTTGACCTGCTACGTACGCGGCGCTTTGTGCCGCTGTTCATCACCCAGTTTTTTGGCGCGTTCAACGACAACCTGCTGAAAAATGCCGTGGTGGTGCTGATCAACTTTCACGGCATGCAAATGCTGGGGCTGGCGCCCGAGCTGATGATCCAGCTAGCCGCCGCGCTGTTCATCCTGCCCTTCTTCCTGTTTTCCGCCACCGCCGGCCAGCTATGCGAAAAGTACGACAAGGCGGCCATTGCACGGGTGGTCAAGCAAATGGAAATCGCCATCATGCTGGTGGCGGCGCTGGGTTTCTGGCTGCATAACGGCGTGATCCTGATGAGCACCATCCTGCTGATGGGCATTCACTCCACGCTGTTTGGCCCGCTGAAGTTCAGCGTGCTGCCGCAATACCTGAAGCCGCAAGAACTGGTAGGCGGCAACGGCCTGATCGAGATGGGTACCTTCGTGTCCATCATCCTGGGCCAGGTGGCCGGTACCGTACTGGTGAATGCCGACCCGAGCCGCATCACGCTGATCGCCGCCCTGCTGGCCTGCGCGCTGGCCGGTTATGCCTCGGCCCGTGCCATGCCACCGGCACCGCCCACCGCAGCCGGCTTGCCGATAGACTGGCACTTCGGCCGCCAGACCTGGGCCATTGTCCGCGAAGCCAAACAGAACCGCGCCGTGTGGCTGTCGCTGCTGGGTATTTCGTGGTTCTGGTTTCTGGGTGCCATTTATCTGTCCAAGCTGCCTACCTACGCCAGCGATGTGCTGGGCGGTGACGCCAGTGTGTATACCCTGCTGATGACGCTGTTTTCGCTGGGCGTGGGGGTAGGCTCGATGCTGTGCGAGAAACTATC is a window encoding:
- a CDS encoding DUF3683 domain-containing protein codes for the protein MSNTTQQRVREIPYNYTSYSDREIIIRLLGAPMWQLLEELRAERKTGRSARMLFEVLGDIWVVDRNPYLVDDLLDNPQRLSALVGALRHRLGEVEKRRDGNDKVGRMITAAYAAVDSFEQQFGETRELRAAILKRLGKITRRDNILFDGLARVSHVTDATDWRVEYPFVVLCPDTEAEIAPLVKACIELKLTIIPRGGGTGYTGGAVPLDRRSAVINTEKMDRHLGVEFVELPGLDGKRATIQCGAGVVTARVAEAAGAAGLVFAVDPTSAEASCIGGNIAMNAGGKKAVLWGTTLDNLASWKMVDPNGNWMFVERIGHNYGKIHDVDTATFRVTRLQDDGKTVISSEELVIPGSAFRKVGLGKDVTDKFLAGLPGVQKEGTDGIITSARFVLHRMPAHIRTVCLEFFGTVAEATPAIVEITDYFKPNGAGLAAGVQLAGLEHLDWRYVRAVGYATKAKGRGRPKMVLIADIVSDNENAVAEAASQVVRYANARHGEGFIAVTPEARKTFWLDRSRTAAIARHTNAFKINEDVVIPLDRLGDYSDGIERINIELSVASKIKLLDQLAEFFHGRLPVDTEGGTLSADELIGDRRESALELIGAVRTRWQWLLDNLDTPLAEYTQGWPQAPLEDTAANPAASVFIAMRDFKLRVSWKRELQGELLALFAGKADSTITEAIGLIQQKVLRGRAFVALHMHAGDGNVHTNLPVNSDDYEMLQTAHRAVERIMKLARSLNGVISGEHGIGITKLEFLTEEEIQPFRDYKARVDPNGHFNKGKLLPGADLSMAYTPSFSLLGAESLILEQSDLGAISDSVKDCLRCGKCKPVCSTHVPRANLLYSPRNKILGVGLLTEAFLYEEQTRRGVSLKHFEELSDVADHCTVCHRCVKPCPVKIDFGDVSVAMRNFLRKTGNKKFNPGTALGMAFLTAKDPATIKGIRAGLVGGAYKLQRLGNSLGKKLGLTGSQTAQPPATIGKPEVKAQVIHFINKPMPGGLPKKTARALLDVEDANVIPVIRNPKVSEDAEAVFYFPGCGSERLFSQVGLATQAMLWHVGTQTVLPPGYLCCGYPQTSAGYKDKGDEITTENRVLFHRMANTLNYLDIKTVVVSCGTCYDQLANYRFEEIFPGCRIIDIHEYLMEKGLKLDGIGGQKYMYHDPCHTPMKAYQPIKVVNELMGGGVVQNDRCCGESGTFAASRPDIATQVRFRKEEEINKDLAKVGASDKPVKILTSCPSCLQGLSRYSDDTGTQADYIVVEMAKHILGDNWMKEYVDNARNGGVERVLL
- a CDS encoding nicotinate phosphoribosyltransferase, with translation MIINPILNSDSYKLSHWAQYPPGTQGMYSYVAARGGTASHVLFFGLQSLLKDYLSQRITREHIDEAEAVVTLHGLPFNRAGFERIVQQHDGYWPVRIRAVAEGELIPTGIPMITIESTDPELFWVVSFLETALLRVWYPISVATRSFRAKEIIRRYLQQTADDLSGLPFKLHDFGARGVSSYESSEIGGLAHLVNFQGSDTLAALVAARRHYHEPCAAFSIPAAEHSTITAWGRPQEGEAFANMLTRFAKPGALLAVVSDSYDVFHAVSELWGERLRQQVIDSGATVVIRPDSGEPVQVVAEVVERLAASFGTTVNSKGYRVLNHVRVIQGDGVNLASIDAILSRLAKLGYSADNVAFGMGAELLQKLDRDTHKMALKCSAICINGEWRDVFKDPVTDPGKRSLGGRVVAARDSRAAWGVNTLERVSDIDLQMRVVWENGRLLVDETLADIRARAALHLEER
- a CDS encoding EAL domain-containing protein — its product is MVQLTTQQAFERLLFRDADGRYCARFADYRLQSVFQPLFYRSGSIFGYEALLRVFDPQGRQLRPDLFFHSLDTDDQIDADRLSRVLHFRNFAQARVASCLNLNLIPNTLLHDKGYGNNFELMTRRCVELGLETSQVILEVLEYEIEQSPLQLAGSLREAKAAGFGVALDDFGAVSSSQGRVKALCPDIIKIDRSLLLDYMKGDNGRLQRVLEQGWQIGSRMLIEGVETAEQLAAMQALGLELYQGFYLGRPAELRVEELV
- a CDS encoding nuclear transport factor 2 family protein, which translates into the protein MSPEQVIQAQLDAYNAKNLDALLACYAQDACMYQYPATLVAQGQDEIRQRMKLRFAEPDLHAQLLRRVVVGEVVIDEEVVTRNFPAGRGKVAMTMIYRVQNGRIVDASTIMGEPQLDQAG
- a CDS encoding cysteine hydrolase family protein is translated as MSATALLVIDFQYGLIDMPPLATRGPETLAMLNRLIAHARQQGHEVIFIQHYADDLPRGSEAWQLHPGLARRDSDVVIEKTACDSFLDTSLRQYLDSRGIENLWVGGYASDFCVDTTVRRAASMGYAVTVVADAHTCKDRPYVSGEALVAHLNWLWGNMDVPGNMIRVLPLDELAADAG
- a CDS encoding D-2-hydroxyacid dehydrogenase family protein, translating into MPFQLVIPDDYQYASRLLPALFRHPAIQTTVLGDLQRDPAAPAALARADGLLLIRERTQIDAAFLARYPQLKLISQTGKLARNVDVAACRQAGVVLMEGNGSPIAPAELAWLLMMAARRQLLPAVQGLYAGQWQTNLGRAMHGDTLGILGFGKIGQRVAGFARAFGMQVVVWGSERARQEATALGYQAAGSRADFFSRCDIISVHQRLVAATAANIGADDLARMKPDALFVNISRAELVAEGALLAALQAGRPGFAALDVFEQEPVYDRAHPLLQLPNVLCTPHLGYVEQHSYAQYLGQAFDNVVRYLGGERSHLAAAS
- a CDS encoding VC0807 family protein, which encodes MRADWRTLLPDLAANLLLPWWVYDACLPAWGERGALLWSALPPLLWSLWELYRYRRLDALSIVVLAGIGLSLLAAWGDGDARWLLVRESMVGGATGLAMLASVVWRKPLLAVLVAAAARRQPDSQAAALLASPTPRLTRLWRDLTLLWGGGLIGECGLRSWLAFHWPIARNVALGPWLSYGLLALLMLAGLLWGRRLARQPLPA
- a CDS encoding GyrI-like domain-containing protein, whose amino-acid sequence is MQTPTLVTHPAFRVIGMAWTSPADGTIPELWQRFVPRIAEAKPLSEASYGICQAQADGQFRYIAAVAVAADTAVPDGMVALDVPEQDYAIVEHRGPVRGLPDTFRAAYTEWLPEAGLAAVAGIEFEYMDARFLGPEHADSVVELYIPVSADDSDEG